The Peribacillus sp. FSL P2-0133 genome has a segment encoding these proteins:
- a CDS encoding GntP family permease, giving the protein MPLLIVAIGIIMLLILITGFKLNTFVSLIIVSFIVSLALGMPLENVVKSIEGGLGGTLGHIALIFGLGAMLGRLIADAGGAQRIAMTLINKFGEKRIQWAVVVASFIVGIALFFEVGLVLLIPIVFSIAKELRVSILHLGIPMAAALLATHSFLPPHPGPTVIAGEYGADIGLVLLYGIIVAIPTVILAGPLYTKVAKKVVPDAFNKTGNIASLGEQKTFQLEETPAFGISVLTAMFPVLLMAISTIVDMIQKSVGFEGNTLLEIVRLIGNPSSAMLISLFLAFYTMGIARNIPIKEVMDSCSSSIAAIGVMLLIIGGGGAFKQVLIDGGVGDYVAELFTGTSMSPIILAWLVAAILRISLGSATVAAMSTAGLVIPMLAQYDANLALVTLATGAGSSICSHVNDAGFWMIKEYFGLSIKETFSTWTILSTITSIAGLGFILLLDASFIISGAVIILISIVAIYFSMFDRSKAKRNALGDIKA; this is encoded by the coding sequence ATGCCATTACTTATCGTAGCGATTGGGATTATCATGTTGCTAATTTTGATTACTGGATTCAAATTAAATACATTTGTTTCATTAATTATTGTATCTTTTATTGTATCTTTAGCACTAGGAATGCCGCTAGAAAATGTTGTTAAATCAATTGAAGGTGGATTAGGAGGTACACTTGGTCATATAGCTTTAATATTTGGACTTGGTGCAATGCTTGGTAGGTTAATTGCTGATGCAGGGGGGGCCCAGCGTATTGCAATGACCTTAATTAACAAATTTGGAGAAAAAAGAATTCAGTGGGCTGTTGTGGTTGCTTCGTTTATTGTGGGTATAGCACTATTTTTCGAAGTAGGATTAGTTTTATTAATTCCAATTGTATTTTCAATTGCGAAAGAATTAAGAGTTTCTATTTTGCACCTAGGTATTCCTATGGCTGCAGCCTTATTAGCAACTCATAGTTTCTTACCCCCACATCCAGGGCCAACAGTAATAGCTGGTGAATATGGTGCAGATATTGGATTAGTTTTACTTTACGGTATTATTGTCGCAATACCAACCGTCATTTTAGCAGGTCCTCTATATACTAAGGTTGCTAAAAAAGTTGTACCTGATGCATTCAACAAAACAGGTAATATAGCTTCTTTAGGCGAACAAAAAACATTCCAACTTGAAGAAACACCAGCTTTCGGTATAAGTGTATTGACTGCAATGTTCCCCGTATTATTAATGGCTATATCTACAATTGTTGATATGATTCAAAAATCAGTAGGATTTGAAGGGAATACATTATTAGAAATTGTTCGTCTTATAGGGAACCCTTCGTCTGCAATGTTGATATCTTTATTTCTTGCATTCTATACAATGGGAATAGCAAGAAATATTCCAATAAAAGAAGTGATGGATTCTTGTTCATCATCAATTGCAGCAATTGGTGTGATGCTATTAATTATTGGAGGTGGGGGTGCTTTCAAGCAAGTACTAATTGATGGTGGTGTAGGGGATTATGTAGCAGAATTATTCACAGGAACTTCGATGTCACCTATCATACTTGCTTGGTTAGTTGCTGCGATATTACGGATATCTTTAGGATCAGCCACAGTTGCAGCTATGTCCACTGCAGGATTAGTTATTCCAATGTTGGCTCAATACGACGCTAATTTAGCCTTAGTAACTCTTGCAACTGGAGCAGGCAGCTCAATTTGCTCGCATGTTAATGATGCAGGATTTTGGATGATTAAAGAATATTTTGGATTAAGCATAAAGGAAACATTTTCAACATGGACAATACTTTCCACTATTACTTCTATAGCAGGATTAGGGTTTATTTTATTATTAGATGCATCCTTCATTATTTCGGGAGCAGTAATAATTCTCATTAGTATAGTAGCAATATATTTCAGTATGTTTGACCGATCTAAGGCTAAAAGAAACGCTTTGGGGGATATAAAGGCATAA
- a CDS encoding YjhG/YagF family D-xylonate dehydratase: protein MSLQSIFGEEDVSFYKVQTHSKGADGSLPLTSEMLLDSPSGDLFGLSQNVGMGWAPSNLLGKQVLILGTQGGIRNHDGTPIALGYHTGHWEIGLLMKASAEEISRQGGVPFAGFVSDPCDGRSQGTTGMFDSLPFRNDAAIVYRRLIRSLPTRRAIIGVATCDKGLPAMMVALASMHNLPTIIVPGGVTLPPTNGEDAGKIQTIGARYANNEITLQEAADLGCRACATPGGGCQFLGTAGTSQVVAEAIGMALPHSALAPSGQPIWMEMAKQSARAALELEKKKIYTKDIITDKAIENAMVIHAAFGGSTNLLLHIPAIAHAANCKIPTVEDWTRINKKVPRLVDVLPNGPVGHTTVKVFLAGGVPEVMLHLRKLGVLHEDVLTVTGETLGANLDWWEKSERRAMMKKQLLEIDGIDPDDIIMDPVKAKEKGLTSTVTFPKGNIAPEGSVIKSTSIDSSVVGEDGVYRHTGKAKVFTSEKTAIKAIKTGGIEAGDIMVVMGGGPSGTGMEETYQLTSALKHLSFGKHVSLITDARFSGVSTGACIGHIGPEALAGGAIGKLRDGDVIEIIVDRNQLVGSVNFVGTENERLSLEKATKVLKERDLHPDLKPDPGLPDDTRLWAALQSVSGGTWRGNIYDTDRIIEVLNAGVKALGEEKTLVQN, encoded by the coding sequence ATGTCATTGCAATCGATATTTGGCGAAGAGGATGTATCTTTTTACAAAGTTCAAACTCATTCAAAAGGGGCAGATGGTTCACTCCCACTTACATCAGAAATGTTGCTAGATTCACCAAGTGGTGACCTTTTTGGATTATCCCAAAATGTTGGAATGGGATGGGCACCTTCAAACCTCCTTGGAAAACAAGTTCTAATCCTCGGTACTCAAGGTGGAATTAGGAATCATGATGGTACTCCAATTGCATTAGGCTATCATACTGGCCATTGGGAAATAGGTTTATTAATGAAGGCGTCAGCTGAAGAGATTAGTAGACAAGGAGGGGTTCCTTTTGCAGGATTCGTAAGTGATCCATGTGATGGTCGTTCTCAAGGAACTACCGGCATGTTTGATTCCCTTCCTTTTCGAAACGATGCAGCTATAGTTTATCGAAGATTAATTCGATCATTGCCTACGCGTCGTGCAATTATTGGGGTAGCTACATGTGATAAAGGTCTTCCAGCAATGATGGTAGCTCTAGCGTCAATGCACAACTTGCCAACTATCATTGTCCCTGGAGGGGTTACTCTTCCACCTACAAATGGAGAAGACGCAGGAAAGATTCAAACAATTGGGGCAAGATACGCAAACAACGAAATCACTTTACAAGAAGCTGCTGATCTCGGATGTCGTGCGTGTGCTACACCGGGAGGAGGATGTCAATTTCTTGGTACAGCTGGCACCTCCCAAGTAGTTGCTGAAGCCATTGGAATGGCCTTACCTCACTCTGCACTAGCACCTTCAGGTCAGCCAATATGGATGGAGATGGCTAAGCAATCAGCACGTGCAGCTTTAGAATTGGAGAAGAAAAAGATATATACCAAAGATATTATTACGGATAAAGCGATAGAAAATGCTATGGTGATTCACGCAGCTTTCGGAGGTTCAACAAATTTATTACTTCATATTCCAGCAATTGCTCATGCAGCTAATTGTAAGATACCCACTGTTGAAGATTGGACTAGAATCAATAAGAAAGTTCCTCGCTTAGTAGATGTACTACCAAATGGTCCTGTTGGTCACACAACCGTTAAGGTATTCCTAGCAGGTGGGGTTCCAGAGGTTATGCTTCATCTAAGAAAATTAGGTGTCCTGCATGAAGATGTACTAACTGTTACCGGAGAAACCCTTGGTGCAAACCTCGATTGGTGGGAAAAATCAGAAAGACGTGCAATGATGAAAAAACAATTGTTAGAAATTGATGGAATTGATCCTGATGATATTATCATGGATCCAGTCAAAGCAAAAGAAAAAGGTCTAACTTCTACTGTTACATTCCCGAAAGGAAATATTGCCCCTGAAGGATCAGTAATTAAATCAACTTCCATTGATTCATCTGTGGTAGGAGAAGACGGAGTGTATCGACATACAGGAAAAGCTAAAGTCTTTACTTCAGAAAAGACAGCTATAAAAGCTATTAAAACAGGGGGCATTGAAGCAGGAGATATTATGGTTGTTATGGGCGGTGGTCCTTCAGGAACCGGGATGGAGGAAACATATCAACTAACATCGGCATTAAAACATTTGTCTTTTGGCAAGCATGTCTCCTTGATTACAGATGCGCGTTTTTCGGGTGTTTCTACTGGCGCATGTATTGGACATATTGGACCTGAGGCATTGGCTGGGGGAGCAATTGGGAAATTGCGTGATGGAGATGTTATTGAAATCATTGTTGACCGTAATCAGTTAGTGGGTTCCGTTAATTTTGTTGGAACTGAGAATGAAAGACTTTCTTTAGAAAAAGCAACTAAAGTCTTGAAAGAACGGGACCTTCATCCAGACCTCAAACCGGATCCTGGTCTTCCGGATGATACTCGTTTATGGGCTGCGCTTCAATCAGTAAGTGGAGGAACTTGGCGCGGAAATATCTATGATACAGATCGAATTATTGAAGTTCTAAATGCGGGGGTAAAAGCATTAGGTGAAGAAAAAACACTAGTTCAAAATTAA
- a CDS encoding fumarylacetoacetate hydrolase family protein, which yields MRIIRYLNEHSKATLAAVTNEGKVYPLPQEGLIELIQQAKEQNISPLSFVEFTISKSKPIPYSVEDLSLLVPIVAEEVWASGVTYERSRDARNYEATGGKLDATTFYDKIYEAERPEIFFKSTAARTVGPGQEVYIRSDSNWQIPEPEVGIVINREGEILGYTIGNDMSCRDIEGENPLYLPQAKMWKNSCSIGPAILLAESVEDPYKFDITCRIYRNDELKVEGKANTNQLKRKFDELISFLIRDNEIFDGTVLLTGTCIIPPNDFTLLDGDEIEIEVSNIGVLKNSVKLPKHILV from the coding sequence ATGCGTATTATTCGATATTTAAATGAGCATTCAAAAGCAACTCTAGCAGCTGTTACAAATGAGGGAAAAGTATACCCTCTTCCTCAAGAAGGATTGATTGAATTAATCCAACAGGCAAAAGAACAAAATATTTCTCCACTCTCTTTTGTAGAATTTACTATTTCCAAGTCAAAGCCCATTCCATACTCTGTAGAAGATTTATCGTTACTTGTTCCTATCGTAGCTGAAGAAGTATGGGCTTCCGGTGTTACATATGAGCGTAGTCGCGATGCACGTAACTATGAAGCAACAGGTGGAAAGCTTGATGCAACCACTTTCTATGACAAGATATATGAGGCTGAACGGCCAGAAATTTTCTTTAAGTCTACGGCTGCTCGTACGGTTGGTCCAGGGCAGGAAGTTTATATACGTAGTGATTCTAATTGGCAAATTCCTGAGCCAGAAGTGGGCATTGTTATCAATAGAGAAGGTGAAATCCTTGGATATACGATTGGAAATGATATGAGTTGTCGTGACATTGAAGGAGAGAATCCTCTTTATCTACCACAAGCAAAAATGTGGAAAAATTCTTGTTCCATTGGGCCGGCAATTCTTTTGGCAGAGTCCGTGGAAGATCCCTACAAATTTGACATCACATGTCGAATCTACCGCAATGACGAGCTTAAAGTAGAGGGAAAAGCGAATACTAACCAGTTAAAAAGAAAATTTGATGAATTAATATCTTTCCTCATACGCGACAATGAAATTTTTGACGGTACTGTATTATTGACTGGTACATGTATAATTCCACCAAATGACTTTACCTTATTAGATGGCGATGAGATTGAAATTGAAGTCTCTAATATTGGTGTCTTGAAAAATAGTGTAAAGTTACCAAAACACATATTAGTTTGA
- a CDS encoding IclR family transcriptional regulator → MPVIQSVDRALRILDLFDEHTAELKITDISNQLGLHKSTVHSLLKTLLIHGYISQNPENGKYGLGMKLFERGNHVIQSLDVRDLSKKYLMDLSVKTGQTAHLVILDGKEGVYIDKVEGPMAVILYSKIGKRIPLHCSAVGKALIAFKEQEEIKKILNEYVYFKQTEFTITGESEFLRELHQVQSQGYAVDNQENEPGVRCIAAPIRNHENKVIAAISLSTLIARIDEAQLEILIEQLKQAAFQLSEQMGNGIPIS, encoded by the coding sequence ATGCCTGTTATTCAATCAGTAGATCGTGCTCTTCGTATTCTTGATTTGTTTGACGAACATACAGCAGAATTGAAAATAACAGATATAAGTAATCAGTTAGGACTTCACAAAAGCACTGTTCATTCTTTATTGAAAACGCTTTTAATTCATGGCTATATCAGTCAAAATCCTGAGAATGGGAAATATGGATTGGGAATGAAGCTCTTTGAAAGAGGAAACCATGTCATTCAGTCTTTAGACGTTAGAGATTTATCAAAAAAATACTTAATGGATTTATCGGTAAAAACCGGACAGACTGCCCACTTGGTTATACTAGACGGCAAAGAGGGAGTTTATATTGATAAAGTTGAAGGTCCTATGGCTGTTATTCTTTATTCAAAAATAGGGAAACGAATTCCACTTCACTGCTCCGCTGTTGGTAAAGCTTTAATAGCTTTTAAAGAACAGGAAGAAATAAAAAAAATTCTAAATGAATATGTCTATTTTAAACAAACTGAATTTACCATTACAGGTGAATCTGAATTTTTGCGTGAGCTTCACCAAGTTCAATCTCAAGGGTACGCTGTTGATAATCAGGAAAACGAGCCAGGTGTTCGCTGTATTGCAGCACCTATTCGAAATCATGAGAATAAAGTTATTGCAGCTATTAGCCTTTCTACACTTATAGCTCGTATAGATGAGGCTCAGCTAGAAATATTAATTGAACAACTGAAACAAGCAGCTTTCCAATTATCAGAACAAATGGGAAATGGGATACCAATTTCATAG